ccaaatcttggctatatagttttccttctgagtcaattgaaacatatgaccaacttacatctgcctatTTACAAAAGTTTTTCCCTATGCACAAAATACAGTCTATTAGGACGCAGATCTGTACTTTTTCTCAATAAgggggagaatctttatataggtatttggaaaggtttaatgacttgttatcccaatgtcctcaacatggtttagagatggttaggatagttcagatcctttatgagggtttagattattcgacaactagcatggttgagtctttatgcactggtggttttgaaaataaaactgttgattaggtgatgatatttttgaatgaaatcgctgaaaagacccagcaatgggaaaatagtagggagcccaagaaaacaattcttttaaataaaggaaatgtcaataggataGAAGGATCTAATGAGTCTGATGCCAAatttgctgctatagcaaaaaggttataaGCCTTAGAATTGAGTCATACTATTGGTGGAGTAGAGCCCAAGTCCTTTTGGGAAGGGCATACTATTGAAGATCAAgcccatgctctttataataactctAGATTTGATAATCGtccaaagtttgacccatattcagaaacctataaccctggttggagaaaccacccaaacctttcttggtctaagggccagagtcaaggttagtctagtaactctcaggttatacccccaggttttggctacaatATGAATCCTTCAGGACCAGCACAAACTCACAACCCTTCAGATAAAAAGATCACTAATTTAGAAGACGCTCTCGCCTTGTTTATTAAAAACTGTGAAAAGAACAACCAAGTGATtactcaagggatagaagaaagtaagaatataggttatgctaaatcccaagctatttccgagttaaaaacccagatTAGTCAGATAAACGAGACTTTAAGAGAAAAAGGCAAGTTTCCTAGTGACacaacccaatcctagaggagttcatgaaatagGTGGAAGACCATCAGAACATGTGATGccattaaaacccttaggagttgtatagtgatagacaacaaggttgccatgcctgatagtgaacatgttgtagttcacccttctgagccagagaatgaagagactgatagagtctctaaagagaccaatgaaaGTCCTGTTGATCCcgtctttgttcccagagccccattctcCCAGCTGCTaattccaactaagagggagtccaactttaatgatattccggaggtttttaagaaggtaactatcaaccttccattattagatgcaattgaACAGATTCTCTCTTATGCCATGTTTCTTAAGGATAGGAAATCAGCATCAGCTTCAAAACTGTCCAAATACCCAACATCCCAAACTTTAGAGGCACATGAACTAAATACATATCCATGCTGCTTAAGAGAGGCATTATTAAACCGCTCATCAAAATTACACTGCAGATAATCCTCCCCGCGGTTATTATCTGCCTGATTCGGTCTTTTCCTCGTATCAGTTTGATCGCAGAAGACCTCCTCTTTGCTGGCTTGACACTCAAACGACAAACAAGAGTCATCATGTGTATCAAAATCTTCACCACTGCTCTGCGAATTCTTAGATGAGGTATGGAATTTAGGACCAAAACTGCAATAGTGCTCATCAGCAGTACTTTCATCATCCCCTGTATCCCAATCATTGTTGTCATCGCCATCGTTATTATCGTAAGAGACGGGATCTTCTTGCGGAGACTCTACTGCAGAGTCTTCGGATTCCTCTGCGGTTCTTATctcatcttcctcttcatcacTTCCTTCCCACTCATCATTGTCACTGTCTATTTCCAGAGAGTCTGATCTGTTTTGCTCAGCGGGTTGACGAAGCATAAACACATTAAAGTAATAACTGACAAGTTCCTTCTTTGTTCGGGATGGGAAGACTGCTGACAGACGATCCCAGAAGCTCTTACCAGACGATGCAGAATATGTGAACACTACCTCATGAAATTCCATCTCTTCCCGTTCAATCCATTTCGTAGCCACCACCTCTCCCATTTCATAGAACCCTAGTTCCGCAAATGTCTCGGGCCCAAGAGTCGCTCTAAGCCTGTCCCTGGACTCTGTGATATGTTTCCTTACACATCTTACAGAACCCTGATCTGGGCAGCTGCAATCATCTTTAACATATCCAACAGAGTTGGTATTGCCTGCATTATCTGTGGGCATTGGAATCACACAGTTCCCAATCAATTCTCCAATGTTCTCATCGACACTTGATGTTGGGATAGAATATCTTGTCTCATTAACGCCCCAGACTGGAATATCTGCCTGATAATTTGTTCCAATAGAAACTACTTTACGAGGACCATAAGTCAAATAGGATAAACACATTTCATCGTCGTGAGTTGCTGCCTCTGACCTATGGGTGAGCCACAAACTAAAAAGGCTTCCAGAAGCACCTATCTCATCTTTCGTGTACCCACAAGCTGGGAGATCCAAATCTATGTCACTTACATTCCTTTTAGTGAAGCTTACATAACCTTCATTAATCAGGtcaattaacaaaacaaaatattattaAATATATACAAGATGTTATATATCCGATAGTGAAAACAAATCCACCTCTTATAACATTCAGAATAAAAGTAACAGCGGAAATCGGACATCTGCCGTAAAAACATTACACAATGAATACTTATACATTCTTCTCAACTGATAGACACCTAAACATATTTTTTACCTGAAGTCTGAGAATCCGAAGAAGTGTCGGCATAAGGAGCAACATCTATAAATGATGCGAGTCGGTAACTATTGTCATAATGTCTTGGATGCTTAGAAGCAACCCTGTAATCCTCCTCATCTCCAAAAGGCCTCTTGTGAGCCATAATCACCTTACTACACAAACAATGAAGAATCACATGAGTGCGAAGTAAAGAATGGCAATAGAAGATACAATCACCTAATTCTTTCACCTTTTAAACTGAAATAGACATGTGCTAAACTTAACAACACAGAAATTATATATGGAACTACCATGCACTAATTTATAAAACTAAGGAGACCCAAGTACTTCATTATCTAACAATCATATTATACCCAAAAATACTCCAAATTTTATCAACTCTAGATAAGAAGTAAGCGAGGTAAAAGTGTCCATTAGCCACTAGGTTTGAACAACAACAACGAAAAATAAACAAGCAACACATACGAAACAAACTAAACTGTATTACATACTAAACTGCATTACATTTCTCAGACCAACAGACCAACTATTGCATAATTATTCATCCGATTTATTCAATTGATTTGCCATTAAGTCTACTACTACTGATATCTGCAATAGACAAGCAGCACATATGAAGCAAACTAAACTGCATTACATTTCTCAGACCAACAGAACGCGCTGCATTTCACCACAAGCTGGGATAAATATCATCCAGCCGGCTAGCTAATATAACAACAGCTGCCcacaaatgcattcatcaattTGCATGATACATGAAACTACAAAATTCAATCATAACAGTGTACAACATTTTACTGCAAGAACACAGATATAAGAGGACGCAATTGCCTGCCCCGATTACTAAGAACACTAACTTACACCAACAAACTCAATTTTCATTTAACAAATCAAGCATGCAATTAATAAGACCatgttaaaaaaacaaataaaaataataatgggTAATTATAAGAAATTTAATTTCTTATTATCTCGAATATTCGAGGAGTTGATTACTTCTAAGATGAGGGGAACGATTAACCTAAATCAATTTAGGGAAAAAACCCTAGAAAGACGTTTCGaagggaaaccctaattttctttgaAAAATAGAAAGGGTCAACGAACCCTAAAATCACAAAGAAAACCAAATTAACCCTATCGAtcaaaaaagataaaattgaacaaaaaaaatcaaataaattagATCCAACCGGTGAAAAATAGGTATTTTTCGATTGAATCAAATAAATCAGATACGGTCAAACAAAATTGGGGTATTCCAAATCGATCGATCcgagaggaagaaaaaaaaacgaaaccctaatcGCGAGATAATATTAGATGATTTCCGACTGAAAAgataaaatcaaagagaagaataagaggaaAGAAATCagatttaggaaaaaaaaaattggggatctgaaagaggaaaaagagaaaaaaagacggAGAAGGGTATAAGGCTGGGGTTTGTCTGGATACCGGGCGGAGTTTCAAAGATGACGGCTGGGCTGGGTTTATGATATGACCACTGACCGGACATCCAATTCTATTTCGAGgaatttcctgtttagtccagaaaacTCGACCCGGGTTAATCTGTAGTCCAGcggtaaaaaataaaataaccggaggtccaaaaaagttttaaaaacttAAAAGTACTTAACTacccttcttcattcttcttctcatcgttttcATCTACAGACGACAGATGAAACTCCTTTTTCCTTCTTCAcaatcaacaacatcaataaTAAAATCAACACCAATAAAAAAATCATCTCTAAAAATcgatcaatcttctccagcaaaccctaacttcattatCAGCAACCCTAACTCTAATCTTCTTCATCAGCAACCctaaaatggttaccaaaagGGAGATTAAACGAACAACTATAGAAGTAATTATAGAAGAAACTTCTTCACCAGCAAAACCCCAAAAGAAAACTACCGTCGATTCACCAACAGCAAAAACCAAAGAAAAACCCACTGCAAATTCACCAACAGTAAGAAGTATGACAAAATCTATTGAATctgttactccttcaccaacaaaaACGACGATACTCCTTCAACAGAAGCAAAAGGAAAGAAATCAATTGTACCCTTGAAAAAAGGTAAACATCTATTCAAAATCTTTAGactacataccaatatgtagtGTTGGTAGATTTGCAAAATGTGGAAAATCTGTTatgttttgttgtgtttgataTGAATATGTAGTGATTGCTCATACACGCAGAGGTTAATGGCATAACTATACGATATTTGTTACGCAGCAGACCATCGGTATAAGAAAATCTGTCATATCATTATTGTGTTACTTGAATTACATATCAATATTACTCTTATATATATTCTTAATTCTTAATGttgatacatatcaatatgtagtgatttCTTAATGCTTAATGCTTAATTCTTGAGCTTAATTATGTACTGATACGTACTATATGAACCCTTAGTTCATGCTTGAAAAAGTGTGATTTTTAGATGCACCAGTTTATCATGATATGTACTTAGGGAAAGAGTAATTTTTAGATGCAGTACATACCATCATGTATGCAAAAATTCTAGTTTATGCTTACATATATATATGTACTGGATAAACCCTTGTACCTAGATGCTTATATACCAACAAAAAACATGTTAtatgtgtttatgaaaatgaaaaggatacttttatgaaaatgaaaatgtgaaGCTTTACCAACTGTTTTCTAGGTTCAGAAGTTGTGTATTTTATGTCTAGAGGACCAACACATGGAAAGAAATGAGAAACATGGTCAATCTTGAAACGTGGTACGTTTTTTCACTTTAAATTGTAATGCATCCTGTTGTTAAGTTGTGTTGTGTATATAATGCATCCTCTCGATCCTTATATTGAATCTGTTTTGTTCATCTCAGTGATTCGTCGTAATTTTGATGATTCATTGCCTAAAAATTTGTGGTGGTTTATCATTATTACTCATATGATTTTGCTGATTTATGCATTAGTTTATTCTTAAATTTTAAGTTCATGCTATATCTGATAAATATAGGTTACTTTGTACTAGAGTTAAAAGCTTGAGGACATATTAATACGAATATGTATTAGTGCAAATCAATATGCAGTGTTCTCAAATAGATTACATATATATTGTTGAAAGTACGTATTCGTCAGTACATATCACCATGTTCTTGTTACTACGTTTTCTTATGTAATAACCTTGTTGATTATACAACTAATATGAAAGAAAAATCCATATGTACTGGTAAAAATTGCAGTACATATTTCTTTTTAATTCTTATGATTCATTGCCTGAAAATTCGTGCTGGTTTATCATTATTACTCACATCATTTTTGTTGATTGACACAGTACATGTCATTATGTACTGTATAAACCCCtatataagttgatatgtacttgatGGGAGTAGTAGATACATATATGTATTGCATCAATTTGTGCACTACATGTCAATGTATACTGTATAAACCCTAGTATGAACAAATATGTACCATTATTATGATACCACAGTAGATACTGATATGTACTAGTTGAAAACAGTAGCTATGATATGTACTACATGAAAGCAGTCAGCCATATTTCtcatgtactgcataactagttatctaTATAGATCGACCGTTTTGTTTACGATAATATGAAATAGCAGTgcgtattttgtttgattttacattgatttgtaatttatatGTCGTTGTTTCTCTTTTTCGCACATGCCATCAGATGATAAAACATGTCGTATGTGGGATGCTATAGGTACTCATAGTTTAGTCCACAGATTTATCTTTCAAGACCTATTGATCTTGCAGCTGGTGATTTTGTACTAGGCACTCGGAATTGCTAACTTGGGGGATTATGCTAACTCACTGCTAGAAAAGAGCAATTGCCCATCATCAAGCACTTTTCTGCAGAGCCATCGAATATTATGGTGTGCTTACAATGCCAACAACACTGTTTTTGTCACCAGAAAAAATTTGAATCCATTTTATGAAAACTTTCCCTAAAGTAGATTTTAGTTGGCATTACTTATAAGTTTGGAATTTTAAAATCTTATAATGTAAATGATGAAGTATGTTCATCTATcagaatctatttttttttttaaaaaaacttgTAATCGCTCTTTCGGATTCAATGCAAATGTCATGCTTTTTATTtgcagtgtttttttttcttaaccatTATTTGCAGTGTTATATTGTCGTTCTATACTGTCATTATGAAGACTGAAAAATAAGTAAGAAGCATTGAATACCTACAGTACATATTTGCATGTAATGTAAAAAATGACACACATAAGAAAATTGGAACTTTATACTCAGAATTTTTTTAGAACAGAAAGGACTACAAAAAAATATCATAAACTAGGTATTGTTAAAAATGATCAACAGTTTttcattaacaaaatcaaaagataatgCAGACAATCTGCAACATGGAAGAGGAGAAAAAGGCAAAAAATTATCCCTTATACGAGGTCTTAGCCAGACCCTGCAAAAGATCTCCTTTAACAACGactaataggaagaaaataaacaaaaatgatgATTTTACTAATAATATACATCCTCCCTGGAAACTTATCAAGTACTACAAGTTCAAGTCTATTATTAATTctattaaaaataagaaattccGTTGGATGAGCCTTTTTTTGGAGTGTGAGGATCTGGTTTAGCATAttctagagttatatcttaaaATGTGGTTGCACAATTCACCACCACGCAACACCTCTTTCTCCATAAGATGACACGCGTCAGGTGAATAGTATGCCGGGTAAGCAAGCTGTCAAGCCCGGTGTGTGATTTTCTCTGCGCAAACCCGGAGTGTGATATGTTGTCGTCAACAAAGTACCTAATCTGATGAAGATTTATTTGAAAGAAACTT
The nucleotide sequence above comes from Papaver somniferum cultivar HN1 unplaced genomic scaffold, ASM357369v1 unplaced-scaffold_55, whole genome shotgun sequence. Encoded proteins:
- the LOC113343158 gene encoding uncharacterized protein LOC113343158, producing the protein MAHKRPFGDEEDYRVASKHPRHYDNSYRLASFIDVAPYADTSSDSQTSGYVSFTKRNVSDIDLDLPACGYTKDEIGASGSLFSLWLTHRSEAATHDDEMCLSYLTYGPRKVVSIGTNYQADIPVWGVNETRYSIPTSSVDENIGELIGNCVIPMPTDNAGNTNSVGYVKDDCSCPDQGSVRCVRKHITESRDRLRATLGPETFAELGFYEMGEVVATKWIEREEMEFHEVVFTYSASSGKSFWDRLSAVFPSRTKKELVSYYFNVFMLRQPAEQNRSDSLEIDSDNDEWEGSDEEEDEIRTAEESEDSAVESPQEDPVSYDNNDGDDNNDWDTGDDESTADEHYCSFGPKFHTSSKNSQSSGEDFDTHDDSCLSFECQASKEEVFCDQTDTRKRPNQADNNRGEDYLQCNFDERFNNASLKQHGYVFSSCASKVWDVGYLDSFEADADFLSLRNMA